One Rosa chinensis cultivar Old Blush chromosome 5, RchiOBHm-V2, whole genome shotgun sequence genomic region harbors:
- the LOC121049437 gene encoding ATPase family AAA domain-containing protein FIGL1-like isoform X2: MRVDILRDIKGNHPGMLKNVDPFFILFICYRMNKYPVARWHEIVDLRGQKDVVGRMSLWHLLQPTLFFVSPSCWCPQANLLLFGPEGFGIMLFAQGIAGEAKATFFHYNAALSDTENKKKNCTSQQAKPHAIVKGVVFHSSQ; the protein is encoded by the exons ATGCG tGTTGACATCCTTCGTGATATCAAGGGGAATCATCCTGGCATGTTGAAGAATGTGGACCCATTTTTTATTCTGTTTATTTGTTACCGCATGAACAAGTATCCCGTTGCGAGATGGCATGAGATAG TGGATCTTCGTGGACAGAAAGATGTCGTGGGGCGTATGTCCCTGTGGCATCTTTTGCAACCAACACTCTTTTTTGTTTCTCCAAGTTGCTGGTGCCCCCAGGCAAATTTGTTGCTGTTTGGTCCGGAG GGATTTGGTATAATGTTGTTCGCCCAAGGAATTGCGGGGGAAGCGAAAGCCACGTTTTTCCATTATAATGCTGCTTTGTCGGATACTGAAAAT aaaaaaaaaaattgcacaagCCAACAAGCAAAGCCTCATGCCATTGTTAAAGGCGTTGTGTTCCATTCAAGTCAATAG
- the LOC121049436 gene encoding ATPase family AAA domain-containing protein FIGL1-like isoform X3 has protein sequence MRVDILRDIKGNHPGMLKNVDPFFILFICYRMNKYPVARWHEIVDLRGQKDAVGRMSLWHLLQPTLFFVSPSCWCPQANLLLFGPEGFGKMLFAQGIAGEAKATFFHYNAALSDTENGENAVIALFGVAKCKQPSVIFVENIDCILSAVQVLDRKCFPKKC, from the exons ATGCG tGTTGACATCCTTCGTGATATCAAGGGGAATCATCCTGGCATGTTGAAGAATGTGGACCCATTTTTTATTCTGTTTATTTGTTACCGCATGAACAAGTATCCCGTTGCGAGATGGCATGAGATAG TGGATCTTCGTGGACAGAAAGATGCCGTGGGGCGTATGTCCCTGTGGCATCTTTTGCAACCAACACTCTTTTTTGTTTCTCCAAGTTGCTGGTGCCCCCAGGCAAATTTGTTGCTGTTTGGTCCGGAG GGATTCGGTAAAATGTTGTTCGCCCAAGGAATTGCGGGGGAAGCGAAAGCCACGTTTTTCCATTATAATGCTGCTTTGTCGGATACTGAAAAT GGTGAGAATGCGGTGATTGCCCTTTTTGGGGTGGCGAAATGCAAGCAGCCATCTGTTATCTTCGTCGAAAATATTGACTGTATTTTATCAGCG GTTCAAGTACTAGACCGGAAGTGCTTTCCCAAGAAGTGTTAA
- the LOC121049436 gene encoding ATPase family AAA domain-containing protein FIGL1-like isoform X2 produces the protein MTAGYSATELEAVVKHAVSLGPFFIILIHFFYFLWQSGAMKVRCVDILRDIKGNHPGMLKNVDPFFILFICYRMNKYPVARWHEIVDLRGQKDAVGRMSLWHLLQPTLFFVSPSCWCPQANLLLFGPEGFGKMLFAQGIAGEAKATFFHYNAALSDTENGENAVIALFGVAKCKQPSVIFVENIDCILSAVLSFLSRRFKY, from the exons ATGACTGCAG GTTACTCTGCTACGGAATTAGAGGCGGTAGTCAAGCATGCGGTATCTCTCGGTCCATTTTTTATTATCttgatacattttttttattttttatggcaGAGTGGTGCAATGAAAGTGAGATG tGTTGACATCCTTCGTGATATCAAGGGGAATCATCCTGGCATGTTGAAGAATGTGGACCCATTTTTTATTCTGTTTATTTGTTACCGCATGAACAAGTATCCCGTTGCGAGATGGCATGAGATAG TGGATCTTCGTGGACAGAAAGATGCCGTGGGGCGTATGTCCCTGTGGCATCTTTTGCAACCAACACTCTTTTTTGTTTCTCCAAGTTGCTGGTGCCCCCAGGCAAATTTGTTGCTGTTTGGTCCGGAG GGATTCGGTAAAATGTTGTTCGCCCAAGGAATTGCGGGGGAAGCGAAAGCCACGTTTTTCCATTATAATGCTGCTTTGTCGGATACTGAAAAT GGTGAGAATGCGGTGATTGCCCTTTTTGGGGTGGCGAAATGCAAGCAGCCATCTGTTATCTTCGTCGAAAATATTGACTGTATTTTATCAGCG GTATTGTCTTTCTTGTCGCGTAGGTTCAAGTACTAG
- the LOC121049437 gene encoding ATPase family AAA domain-containing protein FIGL1-like isoform X1 gives MTAGYSATELEAVVKHAVSLGPFFIILIHFFYFLWQSGAMKVRCVDILRDIKGNHPGMLKNVDPFFILFICYRMNKYPVARWHEIVDLRGQKDVVGRMSLWHLLQPTLFFVSPSCWCPQANLLLFGPEGFGIMLFAQGIAGEAKATFFHYNAALSDTENKKKNCTSQQAKPHAIVKGVVFHSSQ, from the exons ATGACTGCAG GTTACTCTGCTACGGAATTAGAGGCGGTAGTCAAGCATGCGGTATCTCTCGGTCCATTTTTTATTATCttgatacattttttttattttttatggcaGAGTGGTGCAATGAAAGTGAGATG tGTTGACATCCTTCGTGATATCAAGGGGAATCATCCTGGCATGTTGAAGAATGTGGACCCATTTTTTATTCTGTTTATTTGTTACCGCATGAACAAGTATCCCGTTGCGAGATGGCATGAGATAG TGGATCTTCGTGGACAGAAAGATGTCGTGGGGCGTATGTCCCTGTGGCATCTTTTGCAACCAACACTCTTTTTTGTTTCTCCAAGTTGCTGGTGCCCCCAGGCAAATTTGTTGCTGTTTGGTCCGGAG GGATTTGGTATAATGTTGTTCGCCCAAGGAATTGCGGGGGAAGCGAAAGCCACGTTTTTCCATTATAATGCTGCTTTGTCGGATACTGAAAAT aaaaaaaaaaattgcacaagCCAACAAGCAAAGCCTCATGCCATTGTTAAAGGCGTTGTGTTCCATTCAAGTCAATAG
- the LOC121049436 gene encoding ATPase family AAA domain-containing protein FIGL1-like isoform X1 — protein MTAGYSATELEAVVKHAVSLGPFFIILIHFFYFLWQSGAMKVRCVDILRDIKGNHPGMLKNVDPFFILFICYRMNKYPVARWHEIVDLRGQKDAVGRMSLWHLLQPTLFFVSPSCWCPQANLLLFGPEGFGKMLFAQGIAGEAKATFFHYNAALSDTENGENAVIALFGVAKCKQPSVIFVENIDCILSAVQVLDRKCFPKKC, from the exons ATGACTGCAG GTTACTCTGCTACGGAATTAGAGGCGGTAGTCAAGCATGCGGTATCTCTCGGTCCATTTTTTATTATCttgatacattttttttattttttatggcaGAGTGGTGCAATGAAAGTGAGATG tGTTGACATCCTTCGTGATATCAAGGGGAATCATCCTGGCATGTTGAAGAATGTGGACCCATTTTTTATTCTGTTTATTTGTTACCGCATGAACAAGTATCCCGTTGCGAGATGGCATGAGATAG TGGATCTTCGTGGACAGAAAGATGCCGTGGGGCGTATGTCCCTGTGGCATCTTTTGCAACCAACACTCTTTTTTGTTTCTCCAAGTTGCTGGTGCCCCCAGGCAAATTTGTTGCTGTTTGGTCCGGAG GGATTCGGTAAAATGTTGTTCGCCCAAGGAATTGCGGGGGAAGCGAAAGCCACGTTTTTCCATTATAATGCTGCTTTGTCGGATACTGAAAAT GGTGAGAATGCGGTGATTGCCCTTTTTGGGGTGGCGAAATGCAAGCAGCCATCTGTTATCTTCGTCGAAAATATTGACTGTATTTTATCAGCG GTTCAAGTACTAGACCGGAAGTGCTTTCCCAAGAAGTGTTAA
- the LOC121049439 gene encoding ATPase family AAA domain-containing protein FIGL1-like isoform X1: MKVRCVDILRDIKGNHPGMLKNVDPFFILFICYRMNKYPVARWHEIVDLRGQKDAVGRMSLWHLLQPTLFFVSPSCWCPQANLLLFGPEGFGKMLFAQGIAGEAKATFFHYNAALSDTENGENAVIALFGVAKCKQPSVIFVENIDCILSAVQVLDRKCFPKKC, from the exons ATGAAAGTGAGATG tGTTGACATCCTTCGTGATATCAAGGGGAATCATCCTGGCATGTTGAAGAATGTGGACCCATTTTTTATTCTGTTTATTTGTTACCGCATGAACAAGTATCCCGTTGCGAGATGGCATGAGATAG TGGATCTTCGTGGACAGAAAGATGCCGTGGGGCGTATGTCCCTGTGGCATCTTTTGCAACCAACACTCTTTTTTGTTTCTCCAAGTTGCTGGTGCCCCCAGGCAAATTTGTTGCTGTTTGGTCCGGAG GGATTCGGTAAAATGTTGTTCGCCCAAGGAATTGCGGGGGAAGCGAAAGCCACGTTTTTCCATTATAATGCTGCTTTGTCGGATACTGAAAAT GGTGAGAATGCGGTGATTGCCCTTTTTGGGGTGGCGAAATGCAAGCAGCCATCTGTTATCTTCGTCGAAAATATTGACTGTATTTTATCAGCG GTTCAAGTACTAGACCGGAAGTGCTTTCCCAAGAAGTGTTAA
- the LOC121049439 gene encoding ATPase family AAA domain-containing protein FIGL1-like isoform X2 gives MKVRCVDILRDIKGNHPGMLKNVDPFFILFICYRMNKYPVARWHEIVDLRGQKDAVGRMSLWHLLQPTLFFVSPSCWCPQANLLLFGPEGFGKMLFAQGIAGEAKATFFHYNAALSDTENGENAVIALFGVAKCKQPSVIFVENIDCILSAVLSFLSRRFKY, from the exons ATGAAAGTGAGATG tGTTGACATCCTTCGTGATATCAAGGGGAATCATCCTGGCATGTTGAAGAATGTGGACCCATTTTTTATTCTGTTTATTTGTTACCGCATGAACAAGTATCCCGTTGCGAGATGGCATGAGATAG TGGATCTTCGTGGACAGAAAGATGCCGTGGGGCGTATGTCCCTGTGGCATCTTTTGCAACCAACACTCTTTTTTGTTTCTCCAAGTTGCTGGTGCCCCCAGGCAAATTTGTTGCTGTTTGGTCCGGAG GGATTCGGTAAAATGTTGTTCGCCCAAGGAATTGCGGGGGAAGCGAAAGCCACGTTTTTCCATTATAATGCTGCTTTGTCGGATACTGAAAAT GGTGAGAATGCGGTGATTGCCCTTTTTGGGGTGGCGAAATGCAAGCAGCCATCTGTTATCTTCGTCGAAAATATTGACTGTATTTTATCAGCG GTATTGTCTTTCTTGTCGCGTAGGTTCAAGTACTAG
- the LOC121049440 gene encoding ATPase family AAA domain-containing protein FIGL1-like has product MNIHCRTTPIKRAPTQCNIYDEGKNAVIALFGVAKCKQPSVIFVENIDCILSACESEGRDDKFMRTRNRFMKEKQLVEWEGGQILVIGSSTRPELLSQEVLNVFRNRLYLPLPSFKARWSIIEGFLERE; this is encoded by the exons ATGAATATCCACTGCCGTACAACTCCGATCAAAAGAGCCCCTACACAATGCAATATCTATGATGAG GGTAAGAATGCGGTGATTGCCCTTTTTGGGGTGGCAAAATGCAAGCAGCCATCTGTTATCTTTGTCGAAAATATTGACTGTATTTTATCAGCG TGTGAAAGTGAAGGTCGGGATGATAAATTTATGCGGACCAGAAATAGATTTATGAAGGAGAAACAGTTGGTTGAATGGGAGGGTGGACAGATTCTTGTGATTG GTTCAAGTACTAGACCGGAATTGCTTTCCCAAGAAGTGCTAAACGTGTTTCGGAATAGGTTATATCTACCCTTGCCCTCGTTCAAAGCTAGGTGGTCCATTATCGAGGGATTTTTGGAGAGAGAATGA